The following proteins are co-located in the Spea bombifrons isolate aSpeBom1 chromosome 3, aSpeBom1.2.pri, whole genome shotgun sequence genome:
- the LOC128484190 gene encoding LOW QUALITY PROTEIN: sorbin and SH3 domain-containing protein 2-like (The sequence of the model RefSeq protein was modified relative to this genomic sequence to represent the inferred CDS: inserted 1 base in 1 codon) — protein sequence MFKQIHMVHKPDNDSDFSNTAYAYDTDSTISAFSHPAAKTQTYRPLSKSVSDNGTDIFRASSPLPPPIPVPPPSVPLRPREQSSPEKNEWEPPDRKVDTRKFRSEPRSIFEYEPGKSSILEHERPTSLYQPSIERGNERPSSSASDFRKRRKSEPSVGHQRAHNDHNANRASLSKGDALSANATLRKPFVSSSPSSPSRSKADQDSPRNYSSAFTDVSRTTARRGAQEREAARAVYDFKAQSAKELSFKKGDTVYILRKIDKNWXEKISPDGKAQPVRPPPPAQVREIGEAIAKYSFTADTNVELSLKKGDRVILLKKVDQNWFEGKIPGTNRQGIFPASYVEIIKKSPSKSVGASPDRSIPHGYSSDRLHSPATRPVFTHENIQTMGEPYQSLYNYTPRNEDELELREGDVIDVMEKCDDGWFVGTSRRTKFFGTFPGNYVKRL from the exons ATGTTCAAGCAGATCCACATGGTTCACAAGCCAGACAATGACAGTGATTTTTCAAACACAGCCTACGCATATGATACAGATTCAACAATTTCTGCCTTTTCACATCCTGCTGCAAAGACGCAGACCTACCGGCCTTTGTCTAAAAGTGTCTCTGACAACGGCACTGATATATTTCGAGCTTCATCGCCTCTTCCTCCTCCCATACCTGTGCCTCCTCCATCCGTGCCTCTCAGACCTCGAGAGCAGTCTtctccagaaaaaaatgaatgggaaCCACCGGACAGGAAAGTGGACACCCGCAAGTTTCGCTCAGAACCAAGAAGTATCTTTGAGTATGAGCCAGGAAAGTCATCCATTCTTGAGCACGAAAGACCGACTTCCTTGTACCAGCCTTCAATTGAAAGGGGCAACGAAAGGCCTTCTAGTTCGGCAAGCGACTTCAGGAAGAGAAGGAAGTCTGAGCCCAGTGTGGGCCACCAGAGAGCTCACAATGACCACAATGCAAACAGGGCCAGCCTGAGCAAGGGAGACGCACTAAGCGCAAACGCCACTCTGAGAAAGCCTTTCGTTAGTTCTTCTCCGTCCTCTCCCTCACGCTCTAAAGCTGACCAGGATTCTCCACGAAACTACTCGTCTGCATTCACCGATGTGAGCCGGACAACAGCGAGAAGGGGAGCCCAAGAGAGAGAGGCAGCCAGGGCTGTGTATGACTTTAAAGCTCAGTCTGCAAAAGAGCTGTCGTTTAAGAAGGGAGATACAGTATACATCCTCCGGAAAATTGACAAAAACT TTGAAAAAATTAGCCCAGATGGGAAAGCACAGCCAGTACGGCCCCCGCCGCCAGCGCAGGTCCGAGAGATTGGAGAAGCGATAGCCAAATACAGTTTCACTGCTGACACAAATGTGGAGCTCTCTCTCAAAAAGGGTGACAGAGTGATACTACTTAAGAAGGTTGATCAAAACTGGTTTGAGGGTAAAATTCCTGGAACTAACAGACAAGGCATCTTCCCTGCATCCTATGTGGAAATTATAAAGAAGAGTCCTTCGAAGAGTGTTGGAGCTTCGCCCGATCGGTCGATACCTCACGGCTACTCAAGTGATAGACTGCACAGTCCAGCTACACGTCCAGTGTTTACTCATGAAAATATACAGACCATGGGGGAACCGTATCAGTCTCTGTATAACTACACTCCACGCAATGAAGATGAGTTGGAGCTCAGAGAAGGGGATGTGATCGATGTCATGGAAAAGTGCGATGATGGATGGTTTGTAGGCACATCGCGACGAACAAAATTTTTCGGGACTTTCCCTGGAAATTATGTGAAGCGGCTATGA